In Myxococcus stipitatus, the following are encoded in one genomic region:
- the lpxC gene encoding UDP-3-O-acyl-N-acetylglucosamine deacetylase yields the protein MPPSSYNQRTLSKTASLQGIGLHSGAKVTLTLRPAPAGHGIVFVRTDLPRPVCIPALAEYVVDTALATTLGREGVKVATVEHFMSAMAGLGIDNARVELDGPEVPIMDGSAAPFAALIQEAGIRELDTPKELLVIRKAVSVVDGDKQASLTPSSNFRISCTIDFEHPVIQGQAFDLDFSDREFSREISRARTFGFLRDVEKLKKLGLARGGSLENAIVVDEVSILNPEGLRFTDEFVRHKILDAIGDVSLFGRPVIGHLTAYKTGHALNHKLVRKVLSDPSCYEIVPARRLDMEGLELGLPSLAGALELEPLVA from the coding sequence ATGCCCCCGTCTTCCTACAACCAGCGCACCCTTTCGAAGACCGCCAGTCTGCAGGGAATCGGGCTCCACTCGGGCGCGAAGGTGACGCTCACGCTGCGTCCGGCCCCCGCGGGGCACGGCATCGTCTTCGTCCGCACGGACCTTCCCCGGCCGGTGTGCATCCCGGCTCTGGCGGAGTACGTCGTGGACACGGCCCTGGCGACGACGCTGGGCCGCGAGGGCGTGAAGGTGGCGACGGTGGAGCACTTCATGTCCGCCATGGCGGGCCTGGGCATCGACAACGCCCGCGTGGAGCTGGACGGCCCCGAGGTGCCCATCATGGATGGCAGCGCCGCGCCCTTCGCCGCGCTCATCCAGGAAGCCGGCATCCGCGAGTTGGACACGCCCAAGGAGCTGCTGGTCATCCGCAAGGCGGTGTCGGTGGTGGATGGCGACAAGCAGGCCTCGCTGACGCCCTCCAGCAACTTCCGCATCAGCTGCACCATCGACTTCGAGCACCCCGTCATCCAGGGCCAGGCCTTCGACCTGGACTTCAGCGACCGGGAGTTCTCGCGTGAGATTTCGCGCGCCCGCACCTTCGGCTTCCTTCGCGACGTGGAGAAGCTGAAGAAGCTGGGCCTGGCGCGCGGCGGCTCGCTGGAGAACGCCATCGTCGTGGACGAGGTCTCCATCCTCAACCCGGAGGGCCTGCGCTTCACCGACGAGTTCGTCCGGCACAAGATCCTCGACGCCATCGGCGATGTGTCTCTCTTCGGGCGCCCGGTCATCGGACATCTCACGGCGTACAAGACGGGGCACGCGCTCAATCACAAGCTGGTGCGCAAGGTGCTTTCGGACCCCAGCTGCTATGAGATTGTTCCCGCGCGCCGCCTCGACATGGAGGGTCTGGAGTTGGGCCTGCCGAGTCTGGCGGGGGCGTTGGAGCTCGAGCCGCTCGTCGCTTGA
- the ruvC gene encoding crossover junction endodeoxyribonuclease RuvC, which translates to MRVLGVDPGSRFMGYGVVEEKRGRLVHVGHGVIKVDETAPLAFRLKELHAALCAQLAKFRPEAVAVEGVFTFRNARSALVLGHARGVALLAAAQVSLPVFEYPPAKVKKSVGAGGADGKDAVARMVRTFLGLEASELGRADASDALAVALCHLNHGRAAIPMAGSAGKKRKGAAALLADRLAPSYRRPEAG; encoded by the coding sequence GTGCGCGTTCTCGGGGTGGACCCCGGCAGTCGCTTCATGGGCTACGGCGTGGTGGAGGAGAAGCGAGGCCGGCTGGTGCACGTGGGCCACGGTGTCATCAAGGTGGATGAGACAGCGCCCCTGGCCTTCCGCCTGAAGGAGCTGCACGCGGCGCTGTGCGCGCAGCTCGCGAAGTTCCGTCCCGAGGCGGTGGCGGTGGAAGGTGTGTTCACGTTCCGCAACGCGCGCAGTGCGCTGGTGCTGGGCCATGCGCGCGGTGTGGCGCTGCTGGCGGCCGCTCAGGTGTCGCTGCCCGTCTTCGAGTATCCGCCCGCCAAGGTGAAGAAGTCGGTGGGCGCGGGCGGCGCGGACGGCAAGGACGCCGTCGCCCGGATGGTGAGGACGTTCCTGGGGTTGGAAGCCTCGGAGCTGGGGCGCGCGGACGCGAGCGACGCCCTGGCCGTGGCGCTGTGTCACCTCAATCATGGTCGCGCCGCCATTCCCATGGCGGGCTCGGCTGGCAAGAAGCGCAAGGGCGCCGCGGCGCTCCTCGCGGACAGGCTGGCGCCGTCCTACCGGCGCCCGGAGGCGGGATGA
- the ruvB gene encoding Holliday junction branch migration DNA helicase RuvB translates to MVMARKSDTLSEEVLPEDVRLEASLRPRSFDEYVGQGAVVEKLKVYVQAAKSRGEALDHCLFSGPPGLGKTSLAHIIANELGVGIHVTSGPALERKGDLAGLLTNLDARDVLFIDEIHRLNAAVEEYLYPAMEDFRLDITIDTGPAARAMKIDLPPFTLIGATTRTGLLTSPLRDRFQIQERLEYYDAKALELILHRSARILGIPLDKDAAHEVATRSRGTPRIVNRLLRRLRDFAEVEGNGRITLELAKKSLDRLGVDASGLDSMDRKILLTILDKFGGGPVGVETIAASVGEQRDTIEDVYEPFLMQEGFLQRTPRGRMATHRTYQYFKKQPPPTPQGSLF, encoded by the coding sequence ATGGTCATGGCGAGGAAGTCCGACACTCTCTCCGAAGAGGTCCTCCCGGAGGACGTCCGGCTCGAGGCCTCCTTGCGTCCGCGCTCGTTCGACGAGTACGTGGGCCAAGGCGCCGTCGTCGAGAAGCTCAAGGTCTACGTCCAGGCGGCCAAGAGCCGCGGTGAGGCGCTGGACCACTGCTTGTTCTCCGGTCCCCCGGGCCTGGGCAAGACGTCGCTGGCGCACATCATCGCGAACGAGCTGGGCGTGGGCATCCACGTGACGAGCGGCCCCGCGCTCGAGCGCAAGGGTGACCTGGCGGGTCTGCTCACCAACCTGGACGCGCGCGACGTCCTCTTCATCGACGAAATCCACCGGCTCAACGCGGCGGTGGAGGAGTACCTCTATCCGGCGATGGAGGACTTCCGGCTGGACATCACCATCGACACGGGGCCCGCGGCCCGGGCGATGAAGATAGACCTGCCCCCGTTCACCCTGATCGGCGCGACGACTCGCACGGGCCTGCTCACCTCGCCCTTGCGCGACCGGTTCCAGATCCAGGAGCGCCTGGAGTACTACGACGCGAAGGCCCTGGAGCTCATCCTCCACCGCTCCGCGCGCATCCTGGGCATCCCCCTGGACAAGGACGCCGCGCACGAGGTCGCCACCCGCTCACGCGGCACGCCGCGCATCGTCAACCGACTCTTGCGCCGGCTCCGCGACTTCGCGGAGGTGGAGGGCAACGGCCGGATTACCCTGGAGCTGGCGAAGAAGTCCCTGGACCGGCTGGGGGTGGACGCCAGCGGTCTGGACTCCATGGACCGCAAGATCCTGCTCACCATCCTGGACAAGTTCGGTGGGGGACCGGTGGGCGTGGAGACCATCGCCGCCAGCGTGGGCGAACAACGCGATACCATCGAGGACGTGTACGAGCCATTCCTCATGCAAGAGGGCTTCTTGCAGCGCACGCCCCGGGGCCGGATGGCCACGCATCGCACCTACCAGTACTTCAAGAAGCAGCCGCCGCCCACGCCCCAGGGCAGCCTCTTCTGA
- a CDS encoding ELWxxDGT repeat protein, translating to MKAWRGIPMLVSVVLGGFMGMGCGASSGERDMGVVGGEAAMTLETQGPVPVEPPTARRECGPDRVGPPGSKPEWLARGDRRLFFSAEGEGQGRELWSSPGNAECADVVKDIRPGPMGSVPRFLTPVGKWVLFVADDGLHGPELWRTDGTAAGTVMVKDVWKGERGSAPRALTRVGNWLYFIAEDFEHGQELWRTDGTDEGTRLMHEFQPGTASHQLTGLTAWGDRLALVAYSDDAAVLWSVDSDGVARAHYRSSVGVFFSLTAAGRRLFFLRDAGTSVAELWVTTDRPGSAMKVRDFSGEIPSYLTAMNGMLFFVAGSDGYFGEKGDTRHGGELWRSDGTTVGTRLVRDIWPGPKGSLPSSLVVMDGVLYFAAEDGWRGRELWRSDGSALGTWMVWDIEWGAKGSDPEHLVAENDWLFFSATTSGFGREVWTSDGWLWRTRRLTDIAPGTSSSDPRSFVRAGNEVFFLAGDVPMNEALWAVPFRPAWPCAQQGARDAQGCQ from the coding sequence ATGAAGGCATGGCGTGGCATCCCGATGCTTGTGTCCGTTGTCTTGGGGGGATTCATGGGGATGGGGTGTGGCGCCTCCTCCGGAGAGCGCGACATGGGTGTCGTGGGGGGCGAAGCGGCGATGACCCTCGAGACGCAAGGGCCGGTGCCTGTCGAGCCGCCGACGGCGCGCCGGGAGTGTGGACCGGACCGGGTGGGGCCTCCGGGTTCGAAGCCGGAGTGGCTGGCGCGCGGTGATCGCCGGCTGTTCTTCAGCGCGGAGGGCGAGGGCCAGGGGCGCGAGCTTTGGAGCAGCCCAGGCAATGCGGAGTGCGCGGACGTGGTGAAGGACATCCGTCCCGGGCCCATGGGTTCGGTGCCGCGCTTCCTGACGCCGGTGGGGAAGTGGGTGCTCTTCGTTGCGGATGATGGCCTGCATGGTCCGGAGCTGTGGCGCACGGATGGCACCGCGGCGGGCACGGTGATGGTGAAGGACGTATGGAAGGGCGAGCGGGGCTCCGCGCCGCGTGCGCTCACCCGGGTGGGGAACTGGCTGTACTTCATCGCGGAGGACTTCGAGCACGGCCAGGAGCTGTGGCGCACGGACGGCACCGACGAGGGCACCCGGCTGATGCACGAGTTCCAACCCGGCACCGCCTCGCACCAGCTCACGGGGCTGACGGCGTGGGGAGACCGGCTCGCGCTGGTGGCGTATTCGGACGACGCGGCGGTGTTGTGGAGCGTGGATTCGGACGGGGTCGCGCGTGCGCACTACCGGTCTTCGGTGGGGGTGTTCTTCTCGCTGACCGCGGCGGGTCGCCGCCTGTTCTTCCTTCGCGACGCCGGGACGAGTGTCGCGGAGTTGTGGGTGACGACGGACCGCCCGGGCTCCGCGATGAAGGTGCGCGACTTCTCTGGAGAGATTCCGTCGTACCTCACGGCGATGAACGGCATGTTGTTCTTCGTGGCGGGTTCGGATGGGTACTTCGGGGAGAAGGGCGACACGCGCCACGGTGGGGAGCTGTGGCGCAGCGACGGCACGACGGTGGGCACGCGCCTGGTCCGCGACATCTGGCCGGGGCCCAAGGGCTCGCTGCCGTCCAGCCTGGTGGTGATGGATGGGGTGCTGTACTTCGCGGCGGAGGATGGCTGGCGCGGGCGCGAGCTGTGGCGCAGCGACGGCTCCGCCCTGGGGACGTGGATGGTCTGGGATATCGAGTGGGGCGCGAAGGGCAGCGACCCGGAGCATCTCGTGGCGGAGAACGACTGGCTGTTCTTCTCCGCGACGACGTCCGGCTTCGGCCGCGAGGTGTGGACGAGCGACGGGTGGCTGTGGCGCACGCGCCGGCTGACGGACATCGCGCCGGGGACTTCGTCGTCGGACCCGCGCTCGTTCGTGCGCGCGGGCAATGAAGTGTTCTTCCTCGCCGGGGACGTGCCCATGAACGAGGCGCTGTGGGCGGTGCCCTTCCGTCCCGCCTGGCCGTGCGCGCAGCAGGGGGCGCGGGACGCGCAGGGGTGTCAGTGA
- the ruvA gene encoding Holliday junction branch migration protein RuvA: protein MIARLRGVVLEKDAEDAVIDVQGVGYRVNFSSLSLGKLPAEGQSVEVRVRTVVREDAFDLFGFLSKAEEDVFLLLNGVSRVGPRMALGVLSGMEVPELVAALSRGEVARLAKIHGVGKKTAERLVLELKDKMKTVHLEAVSRGTAPAASSGTHSDLVSALLNLGYKPPQAEKAAELATSRLGADASFQTLFREALKSLRAGG, encoded by the coding sequence ATGATTGCTCGGCTGCGTGGCGTGGTGCTGGAGAAGGACGCCGAAGACGCCGTCATTGACGTGCAGGGCGTGGGCTACCGGGTGAACTTCTCGTCCCTGTCGCTCGGAAAGCTGCCCGCGGAGGGCCAGAGCGTGGAGGTGCGCGTGCGCACCGTCGTCCGCGAGGACGCCTTCGACCTCTTCGGCTTCCTGTCCAAGGCGGAGGAGGACGTCTTTCTCCTGCTCAACGGTGTCTCGCGCGTGGGGCCCCGCATGGCGCTGGGCGTGTTGTCCGGCATGGAGGTGCCGGAGCTGGTGGCGGCCCTGTCGCGCGGAGAGGTGGCGCGCCTGGCCAAGATCCACGGTGTCGGAAAGAAGACGGCCGAGCGGCTGGTCCTGGAGCTCAAGGACAAGATGAAGACCGTCCACCTGGAGGCGGTGTCCCGGGGGACCGCGCCCGCCGCCTCGAGCGGGACCCACTCCGACCTTGTCTCCGCCTTGCTCAACCTGGGCTACAAACCCCCTCAAGCGGAGAAGGCCGCGGAGCTCGCCACCAGCCGGCTGGGCGCCGATGCTTCCTTCCAGACCCTTTTCAGAGAGGCGCTCAAGTCCCTGCGGGCAGGGGGCTGA
- a CDS encoding YebC/PmpR family DNA-binding transcriptional regulator, whose translation MSGHNRWSKIKRQKAAMGATKGKLYSKVIKEITVSSRLGGGDPSGNARLRVALGLAREANIPKDTIERAIKKGTGELEGESYEEIMYEGYGPGGVAVLVECLTDNRNRTSADVRSVFGRHGGNLGAEGAVAWMFHKKGIVTVKSGPAEDAVLEKALEAGAEDVVPQGSDGFEVRTAPADLHTVAVSLESAGLPLGEQKWMYLPQNTVQLDGDNAKKMLKLMDALEDNDDVQNVHANFEMDESLMESLSQ comes from the coding sequence ATGTCCGGTCACAATCGATGGTCGAAGATCAAGCGCCAGAAGGCCGCGATGGGCGCGACCAAGGGCAAGCTCTACTCGAAGGTCATCAAGGAGATCACCGTCTCCTCGAGGCTGGGCGGTGGAGACCCCAGTGGCAACGCACGTCTGCGCGTGGCGCTCGGGCTGGCTCGCGAGGCCAACATCCCCAAGGACACCATCGAGCGCGCCATCAAGAAGGGCACCGGTGAGCTGGAGGGGGAGAGCTACGAGGAGATCATGTACGAGGGCTACGGCCCCGGCGGCGTGGCTGTTCTCGTGGAATGTCTCACCGACAATCGCAACCGCACCTCCGCGGACGTGCGCTCCGTGTTTGGCCGCCATGGTGGCAACCTGGGCGCCGAGGGCGCGGTGGCCTGGATGTTTCACAAGAAGGGCATTGTCACCGTGAAATCAGGCCCCGCGGAGGACGCGGTGCTGGAGAAGGCGCTGGAGGCGGGAGCCGAGGACGTCGTGCCCCAGGGCTCGGACGGCTTCGAGGTGCGCACCGCCCCCGCGGACCTGCACACGGTGGCCGTGAGCCTGGAGTCCGCGGGCTTGCCGCTGGGTGAGCAGAAATGGATGTATCTGCCGCAGAATACCGTCCAGCTCGACGGTGATAATGCGAAGAAGATGCTCAAGCTGATGGACGCACTCGAAGACAATGACGACGTGCAGAACGTGCACGCGAACTTCGAGATGGATGAGTCCTTGATGGAGTCCCTGTCGCAATAA